The DNA region GAGGAGGCCAAGGACGTACGCCGGCTGCTCGTCTACGAGGACTTCACCGCCGGCGGCATGATGACCCCGGAGCCGGTGATCCTGCCGCCGGGCGCCACCGTGGCCGAGGCGCTGGCCAAGGTGCGCGACGCCGAACTCACCCCCGCCCTCGCGTGCATGGTCTACGTGTGCCGCTCCCCATTGGAGACGCCGACCGGACGCTATATCGGCGGTGTCCACTTCCAGCGGCTGCTGCGTGAACCGCCGTCCACCCTCGTGTCGACACTCGTCGACTCCGAGTTGGAGCCGCTCACTCCGCAGACCCGGCTGGGTGTCGTATCGCGTTACTTCGCGACCTACAACCTGGTGAACGCGCCGGTGGTCGATGCCGCCAAACGGCTGCATGGTGCGGTCACCGTCGACGATGTCCTCGACCACGTGCTGCCGCCTGACTGGCGCGGCACCCAGATGGATGCGCTGTCTGCGCAGGCCGCGCTCGGCCGGCGCGGTCGGGGTCGGGCGGTGAGTGGTGGCTAAGGCGGAGCGGGACGCAGAGCGGCTCAACACCCCCGGTCGCCGGAAGCGCTCGCTGCTGCCCCGCTTCCGTTGGGATCGAGACACCTTCGGCCAGTTCGCCGAAGGGTTTGCCAGGTTCATGGGCACCGCGCGTTTCCTGGCCTGGATGACGATCATCATCATCTGTTGGGTGCTGTGGAACATCCCCTTCGGACCACCGCGCCCGCAATTCGACGCGTACCCGTTCATCTTCTTGACCTTGGTCTTGTCGTTGCAGGCCTCGTACGCGGCCCCGCTGATCCTGCTCGCCCAGAACCGGCAGGAGGCCCGGGACCGCGTAGCGCTGGAACGGGACCGGGAGCAGGCCACGCAGAGCCGGGCCGACATGGACTATCTCGCCCGGGAGATCGCCGGCCTGCGGATGTCGGTCGGCGAGCTGGCCACTCGTGACTACCTGCGCTCGGAGCTGCGCAGCGAGCTGCGCTCGATCCTGGCCGAGCTGGACGACGAGGAGCGAGAGCGGGAGCGGAGCCAGCTGGGTGAGCATCGTCGAGGCGAGCGCTGACTTCGTTGGGTGCTGACGAATCACCGCCCGA from Microlunatus phosphovorus NM-1 includes:
- a CDS encoding DUF1003 domain-containing protein, coding for MVAKAERDAERLNTPGRRKRSLLPRFRWDRDTFGQFAEGFARFMGTARFLAWMTIIIICWVLWNIPFGPPRPQFDAYPFIFLTLVLSLQASYAAPLILLAQNRQEARDRVALERDREQATQSRADMDYLAREIAGLRMSVGELATRDYLRSELRSELRSILAELDDEERERERSQLGEHRRGER